Proteins found in one Acanthopagrus latus isolate v.2019 chromosome 3, fAcaLat1.1, whole genome shotgun sequence genomic segment:
- the LOC119016578 gene encoding sodium-driven chloride bicarbonate exchanger-like isoform X1, which yields MDEPSEQMRPLLRAGLDEEALVDHGKTSFTTHTNYEKEDLESHRAVYVGVHVPLGRESKRRHRHRGHKHHRKKKEKDSEEGKDDGRESPTYDTPSQRVQFILGTEDDDLEHVPHDLFTELDELSFRDGTATEWKETARWLKFEEDVEDGGERWSKPYVATLSLHSLFELRSCILNGTVMLDMRANSIEEIADMVIDSMVATGKLKEDLRAKVREAMLKKHHHQNERKLSNRIPLVRSIADIGKKHSDPLLLEKNGEGLSSSRLSLHKPGAASSVSNLSQRRESRVSVLLNHLLPSSSSNSGPAPGPSPLSTPQSTPSTFRRSSPSPPRAHGTGLGPQGIPEVVVSPPEDDDPPNSTEEEAASPQLSRRASLASQGLELLPLEGPLVSPNSVPNNLDGNKAVERRPSKVGVSRESSSVDFSKVDMNFMKKIPPDAEASNVLVGEVDFLEKPIIAFVRLSPAVLITGLTEVPVPTRFLFLLLGPHGKAPQYHEIGRSMATLMTDEIFHDVAYKAKDRTDLLSGIDEFLDQVTVLPPGEWDPTIRIEPPKNVPSQMKRKRPSKPNGTASPAGELENEEDLHTGPELQRTGRIFGGLVLDVKRKFPFYWSDIRDSFSLQCLASILFLYCACMSPVITFGGLLGEATKGNISAIESLFGASMTGVAYSLFAGQPLTILGSTGPVLVFEKILFKFCNDYGLSYLSLRTSIGLWTAFLCLVLVATDASSLVCYITRFTEEAFAALICIIFIYEALEKLFHLGEHYPVNMHNNLENLTLYSCQCSPPINTTENLIQQWNNTGYSPDSIPWSSLNVSMCKNLHGEFVGAACGHHGPYIPDVLFWSIILFFTTFFLSSFLKQFKTERYFPTKVRSTISDFAVFITIMIMVLVDYLMGIPSPKLNVPDRFEPTSKNRGWLMDPLGENPWWTLLVAALPALLCTILIFMDQQITAVIINRKEHKLKKGCGYHLDLLVVAIMLGVCSIMGLPWFVAATVLSISHVNSLKLESGCSAPGEQPKFLGIREQRVTGFMIFVLMGCSVFMTSALKFIPMPVLYGVFLYMGVSSLKGIQFFDRIKLFGMPAKHQPDLIYLRYVPLWKVHSFTLVQLTCLVLLWVIKASAAAVVFPMMVLALVFIRKLLDFFFTKRELSWLDDLMPESKKKKEDDKKKKAREKLEAESRLQQVEEMGLKVSLESSNLLTIPVKTLSGSSDSDPLVVNISDEMAKTAAWKAVNSSAESFAQPVKRSGSQEKVACVRVDVSPDTPGGSSTVETFL from the exons ATGGACGAACCTTCGGAACAAATGAGGCCCCTCTTGAGAGCA gGCCTAGATGAGGAGGCACTAGTTGACCACGGGAAGACCAGCTTCACCACTCACACAAACTATGAAAAGGAAGATCTGGAAA GCCACAGAGCAGTATATGTAGGTGTCCATGTTCCTCTTGGAAGGGAGAGCAAACGGAGGCATCGCCACCGAGGACACAAACATCACcgaaagaagaaagagaaagactcCGAGGAGGGGAAGGACGATGGCAGAGAATCCCCAACATATG ACACACCATCCCAGCGTGTCCAGTTCATCCTGGGTACGGAGGACGATGACCTCGAGCACGTCCCCCATGACCTCTTCACTGAGCTGGACGAGCTCTCCTTCAGAGATGGCACTGCCACTGAATGGAAGGAGACTGCCAG ATGGTTGAAGTTTGAAGAGGATGTAGAAGATGGCGGGGAGAGGTGGAGTAAGCCTTATGTGGCTACCTTGTCATTACACAGTTTATTTGAACTGCGTAGCTGCATACTCAATGGCACAGTCATGCTGGATATGAGAGCCAACAGCATCGAGGAAATTGCAG ACATGGTGATAGACAGCATGGTGGCCACAGGCAAGCTGAAGGAGGATTTGCGCGCCAAGGTGCGGGAAGCCATGCTGAAGAAACACCACCACCAGAATGAGAGAAAGCTCAGCAATCGCATCCCTCTGGTGCGCTCCATTGCTGACATAGGCAAGAAACATTCTGACCCACTCTTGCTTGAAAAAAACG GAGAGGGCCTGTCCTCTTCACGCCTCTCTCTCCACAAGCCAGGGGcagcctcctctgtctccaaCCTCTCCCAGAGACGAGAGTCAAGAGTCTCCGTCCTGCTCAACCATCTCctgccctcttcttcctccaacAGTGGGCCCGCCCCAGGCCCCTCACCCCTCTCCACCCCTCAAAGTACCCCTTCTACCTTCCGGCGCTCCTCCCCAAGCCCACCACGCGCCCATGGCACAGGTCTTGGCCCTCAAGGTATCCCTGAGGTGGTGGTATCGCCTCCAGAGGATGATGATCCACCAAACTCCACTGAAGAAGAGGCAGCATCACCACAGCTCAGCCGGCGAGCATCCTTGGCATCCCAGGGCCTCGAGTTGCTGCCCTTAGAAG GACCACTTGTATCTCCAAATTCTGTCCCAAACAACCTGGATGGCAACAAGGCAGTGGAGAGGAGGCCGTCCAAAGTAGGGGTCAGTAGAGAAAGCAGCAGTGTCGACTTCAGCAAG GTCGACATGAATTTCATGAAAAAGATTCCTCCAGATGCGGAAGCTTCCAACGTACTGGTGGGAGAAGTGGACTTCCTGGAGAAGCCCATAATTGCTTTTGTACGACTCTCCCCTGCGGTCCTTATCACAGGGCTCACAGAGGTTCCTGTGCCCACGAG gttTCTCTTCCTGCTATTGGGTCCTCATGGCAAAGCGCCCCAGTACCATGAGATTGGCAGATCCATGGCTACACTAATGACAGATgag ATTTTCCATGATGTGGCATACAAAGCCAAAGACCGAACAGACCTCCTCTCGGGGATAGATGAGTTCCTAGATCAAGTGACTGTCTTGCCTCCTGGAGAATGGGACCCCACAATCCGGATTGAGCCCCCCAAAAATGTCCCATCTCAG atgaagaggaaaagaccGTCCAAGCCGAACGGCACTGCATCTCCAGCTGGAGAGCTAGAAAATGAGGAGGACCTTCACACAGGGCCTGAGCTGCAGAGGACTGGGAG GATATTTGGAGGTCTGGTTCTGGACGTCAAGCGGAAGTTTCCATTCTACTGGAGCGACATTAGAGACTCCTTCAGTCTGCAGTGTCTAGCCTCCATCCTGTTCCTCTACTGTGCCTGCATGTCCCCTGTCATCACATTTGGAGGTCTGCTTGGGGAGGCAACAAAAGGCAACATA AGTGCCATAGAGTCTCTGTTCGGGGCCTCAATGACAGGAGTAGCATACTCCCTCTTCGCAGGCCAGCCCCTCACAATTCTTGGCAGCACAGGACCTGTTTTAGTGTTTGAGAAGATCCTCTTCAAGTTCTGCAA TGACTATGGCCTGTCCTACCTTTCACTGCGGACGAGCATTGGTCTGTGGACAGCCTTCCTGTGTTTGGTCTTGGTGGCCACAGATGCTAGCTCCCTGGTCTGCTACATCACCCGATTCACAGAGGAGGCCTTTGCTGCACTCATCTGCATCATCTTCATCTACGAAGCTCTGGAGAAGCTCTTTCACCTGGGAGAACACTACCCTGTCAACATGCACAACAACTTGGAGAACCTTACACTGTATTC GTGTCAGTGCTCTCCACCAATCAACACCACTGAAAACCTCATCCAGCAGTGGAACAACACAGGATACAGCCCAGACTCCATCCCCTGGAGCAGCCTCAATGTTTCG ATGTGCAAGAATCTCCATGGGGAGTTTGTAGGTGCTGCGTGTGGTCATCACGGGCCCTACATCCCAGATGTTCTCTTTTGGtccatcatcctcttcttcaccaccttcttcctgtcctccttccTTAAGCAGTTTAAGACAGAGAGATATTTTCCCACTAAG GTGCGATCCACTATCAGTGACTTCGCTGTGTTTATAACCATCATGATCATGGTGCTGGTGGACTATCTAATGGGGATCCCCTCTCCTAAACTGAATGTCCCTGACCGCTTTGAG CCAACTTCAAAGAACCGAGGCTGGCTGATGGACCCGTTAGGAGAAAACCCCTGGTGGACGCTGCTGGTGGCTGCACTTCCCGCCCTGCTCTGCACCATCCTCATCTTTATGGACCAGCAAATCACTGCGGTCATCATCAACCGCAAGGAGCACAAGCTCAAG AAAGGCTGTGGCTATCACCTGGACCTGCTTGTAGTGGCAATTATGTTGGGTGTGTGCTCCATTATGGGCCTGCCATGGTTTGTGGCGGCAACTGTCCTCTCCATCTCCCACGTTAATAGCCTGAAGCTGGAGTCTGGCTGCTCTGCTCCAGGAGAACAGCCCAAGTTCCTGGGCATACGGGAGCAGCGGGTCACTGGATTCATGATCTTTGTCCTCATGGgttgttctgttttcatgacCTCAGCGCTGAAG TTCATTCCTATGCCAGTCCTGTATGGAGTCTTTCTCTACATGGGTGTATCCTCCCTTAAAGGCATTCAG TTCTTTGACAGAATCAAGCTGTTTGGCATGCCTGCCAAGCACCAGCCCGACCTGATCTATTTGCGCTATGTGCCGCTGTGGAAGGTCCACAGCTTCACTCTGGTGCAGCTCACCTGTCTGGTGCTGCTCTGGGTCATCAaggcctctgcagcagctgttgtgtttcccATGATG GTTCTGGCGCTGGTGTTCATCCGTAAGCTTCTAGACTTTTTCTTCACCAAGAGAGAACTGAGTTGGTTGGATGACTTGATGccagaaagcaagaaaaagaaagaggatgacaagaaaaagaaagcgcGTGAAAAACTG gaAGCAGAGtccagactgcagcaggtagaggAGATGGGGCTCAAGGTCAGCTTGGAAAGCTCAAACCTGCTCACTATCCCAGTGAAAACGCTCTCAGGGAG TTCTGATTCTGACCCGTTGGTTGTAAATATCTCTGATGAAATGGCCAAAACTGCAGCATGGAAAGCCGTGAACTCGAGTGCAGAGTCATTTGCCCAACCTGTGAAGCGTAGTGGAAG CCAGGAGAAGGTGGCCTGCGTTAGAGTCGACGTCAGTCCAGATACACCAGGAGGAAGTTCCACCGTCGAGACCTTCCTGTGA
- the LOC119016578 gene encoding sodium bicarbonate cotransporter 3-like isoform X3, with amino-acid sequence MDEPSEQMRPLLRAGLDEEALVDHGKTSFTTHTNYEKEDLESHRAVYVGVHVPLGRESKRRHRHRGHKHHRKKKEKDSEEGKDDGRESPTYDTPSQRVQFILGTEDDDLEHVPHDLFTELDELSFRDGTATEWKETARWLKFEEDVEDGGERWSKPYVATLSLHSLFELRSCILNGTVMLDMRANSIEEIADMVIDSMVATGKLKEDLRAKVREAMLKKHHHQNERKLSNRIPLVRSIADIGKKHSDPLLLEKNGEGLSSSRLSLHKPGAASSVSNLSQRRESRVSVLLNHLLPSSSSNSGPAPGPSPLSTPQSTPSTFRRSSPSPPRAHGTGLGPQGIPEVVVSPPEDDDPPNSTEEEAASPQLSRRASLASQGLELLPLEGPLVSPNSVPNNLDGNKAVERRPSKVGVDMNFMKKIPPDAEASNVLVGEVDFLEKPIIAFVRLSPAVLITGLTEVPVPTRFLFLLLGPHGKAPQYHEIGRSMATLMTDEIFHDVAYKAKDRTDLLSGIDEFLDQVTVLPPGEWDPTIRIEPPKNVPSQMKRKRPSKPNGTASPAGELENEEDLHTGPELQRTGRIFGGLVLDVKRKFPFYWSDIRDSFSLQCLASILFLYCACMSPVITFGGLLGEATKGNISAIESLFGASMTGVAYSLFAGQPLTILGSTGPVLVFEKILFKFCNDYGLSYLSLRTSIGLWTAFLCLVLVATDASSLVCYITRFTEEAFAALICIIFIYEALEKLFHLGEHYPVNMHNNLENLTLYSCQCSPPINTTENLIQQWNNTGYSPDSIPWSSLNVSMCKNLHGEFVGAACGHHGPYIPDVLFWSIILFFTTFFLSSFLKQFKTERYFPTKVRSTISDFAVFITIMIMVLVDYLMGIPSPKLNVPDRFEPTSKNRGWLMDPLGENPWWTLLVAALPALLCTILIFMDQQITAVIINRKEHKLKKGCGYHLDLLVVAIMLGVCSIMGLPWFVAATVLSISHVNSLKLESGCSAPGEQPKFLGIREQRVTGFMIFVLMGCSVFMTSALKFIPMPVLYGVFLYMGVSSLKGIQFFDRIKLFGMPAKHQPDLIYLRYVPLWKVHSFTLVQLTCLVLLWVIKASAAAVVFPMMVLALVFIRKLLDFFFTKRELSWLDDLMPESKKKKEDDKKKKAREKLEAESRLQQVEEMGLKVSLESSNLLTIPVKTLSGSSDSDPLVVNISDEMAKTAAWKAVNSSAESFAQPVKRSGSQEKVACVRVDVSPDTPGGSSTVETFL; translated from the exons ATGGACGAACCTTCGGAACAAATGAGGCCCCTCTTGAGAGCA gGCCTAGATGAGGAGGCACTAGTTGACCACGGGAAGACCAGCTTCACCACTCACACAAACTATGAAAAGGAAGATCTGGAAA GCCACAGAGCAGTATATGTAGGTGTCCATGTTCCTCTTGGAAGGGAGAGCAAACGGAGGCATCGCCACCGAGGACACAAACATCACcgaaagaagaaagagaaagactcCGAGGAGGGGAAGGACGATGGCAGAGAATCCCCAACATATG ACACACCATCCCAGCGTGTCCAGTTCATCCTGGGTACGGAGGACGATGACCTCGAGCACGTCCCCCATGACCTCTTCACTGAGCTGGACGAGCTCTCCTTCAGAGATGGCACTGCCACTGAATGGAAGGAGACTGCCAG ATGGTTGAAGTTTGAAGAGGATGTAGAAGATGGCGGGGAGAGGTGGAGTAAGCCTTATGTGGCTACCTTGTCATTACACAGTTTATTTGAACTGCGTAGCTGCATACTCAATGGCACAGTCATGCTGGATATGAGAGCCAACAGCATCGAGGAAATTGCAG ACATGGTGATAGACAGCATGGTGGCCACAGGCAAGCTGAAGGAGGATTTGCGCGCCAAGGTGCGGGAAGCCATGCTGAAGAAACACCACCACCAGAATGAGAGAAAGCTCAGCAATCGCATCCCTCTGGTGCGCTCCATTGCTGACATAGGCAAGAAACATTCTGACCCACTCTTGCTTGAAAAAAACG GAGAGGGCCTGTCCTCTTCACGCCTCTCTCTCCACAAGCCAGGGGcagcctcctctgtctccaaCCTCTCCCAGAGACGAGAGTCAAGAGTCTCCGTCCTGCTCAACCATCTCctgccctcttcttcctccaacAGTGGGCCCGCCCCAGGCCCCTCACCCCTCTCCACCCCTCAAAGTACCCCTTCTACCTTCCGGCGCTCCTCCCCAAGCCCACCACGCGCCCATGGCACAGGTCTTGGCCCTCAAGGTATCCCTGAGGTGGTGGTATCGCCTCCAGAGGATGATGATCCACCAAACTCCACTGAAGAAGAGGCAGCATCACCACAGCTCAGCCGGCGAGCATCCTTGGCATCCCAGGGCCTCGAGTTGCTGCCCTTAGAAG GACCACTTGTATCTCCAAATTCTGTCCCAAACAACCTGGATGGCAACAAGGCAGTGGAGAGGAGGCCGTCCAAAGTAGGG GTCGACATGAATTTCATGAAAAAGATTCCTCCAGATGCGGAAGCTTCCAACGTACTGGTGGGAGAAGTGGACTTCCTGGAGAAGCCCATAATTGCTTTTGTACGACTCTCCCCTGCGGTCCTTATCACAGGGCTCACAGAGGTTCCTGTGCCCACGAG gttTCTCTTCCTGCTATTGGGTCCTCATGGCAAAGCGCCCCAGTACCATGAGATTGGCAGATCCATGGCTACACTAATGACAGATgag ATTTTCCATGATGTGGCATACAAAGCCAAAGACCGAACAGACCTCCTCTCGGGGATAGATGAGTTCCTAGATCAAGTGACTGTCTTGCCTCCTGGAGAATGGGACCCCACAATCCGGATTGAGCCCCCCAAAAATGTCCCATCTCAG atgaagaggaaaagaccGTCCAAGCCGAACGGCACTGCATCTCCAGCTGGAGAGCTAGAAAATGAGGAGGACCTTCACACAGGGCCTGAGCTGCAGAGGACTGGGAG GATATTTGGAGGTCTGGTTCTGGACGTCAAGCGGAAGTTTCCATTCTACTGGAGCGACATTAGAGACTCCTTCAGTCTGCAGTGTCTAGCCTCCATCCTGTTCCTCTACTGTGCCTGCATGTCCCCTGTCATCACATTTGGAGGTCTGCTTGGGGAGGCAACAAAAGGCAACATA AGTGCCATAGAGTCTCTGTTCGGGGCCTCAATGACAGGAGTAGCATACTCCCTCTTCGCAGGCCAGCCCCTCACAATTCTTGGCAGCACAGGACCTGTTTTAGTGTTTGAGAAGATCCTCTTCAAGTTCTGCAA TGACTATGGCCTGTCCTACCTTTCACTGCGGACGAGCATTGGTCTGTGGACAGCCTTCCTGTGTTTGGTCTTGGTGGCCACAGATGCTAGCTCCCTGGTCTGCTACATCACCCGATTCACAGAGGAGGCCTTTGCTGCACTCATCTGCATCATCTTCATCTACGAAGCTCTGGAGAAGCTCTTTCACCTGGGAGAACACTACCCTGTCAACATGCACAACAACTTGGAGAACCTTACACTGTATTC GTGTCAGTGCTCTCCACCAATCAACACCACTGAAAACCTCATCCAGCAGTGGAACAACACAGGATACAGCCCAGACTCCATCCCCTGGAGCAGCCTCAATGTTTCG ATGTGCAAGAATCTCCATGGGGAGTTTGTAGGTGCTGCGTGTGGTCATCACGGGCCCTACATCCCAGATGTTCTCTTTTGGtccatcatcctcttcttcaccaccttcttcctgtcctccttccTTAAGCAGTTTAAGACAGAGAGATATTTTCCCACTAAG GTGCGATCCACTATCAGTGACTTCGCTGTGTTTATAACCATCATGATCATGGTGCTGGTGGACTATCTAATGGGGATCCCCTCTCCTAAACTGAATGTCCCTGACCGCTTTGAG CCAACTTCAAAGAACCGAGGCTGGCTGATGGACCCGTTAGGAGAAAACCCCTGGTGGACGCTGCTGGTGGCTGCACTTCCCGCCCTGCTCTGCACCATCCTCATCTTTATGGACCAGCAAATCACTGCGGTCATCATCAACCGCAAGGAGCACAAGCTCAAG AAAGGCTGTGGCTATCACCTGGACCTGCTTGTAGTGGCAATTATGTTGGGTGTGTGCTCCATTATGGGCCTGCCATGGTTTGTGGCGGCAACTGTCCTCTCCATCTCCCACGTTAATAGCCTGAAGCTGGAGTCTGGCTGCTCTGCTCCAGGAGAACAGCCCAAGTTCCTGGGCATACGGGAGCAGCGGGTCACTGGATTCATGATCTTTGTCCTCATGGgttgttctgttttcatgacCTCAGCGCTGAAG TTCATTCCTATGCCAGTCCTGTATGGAGTCTTTCTCTACATGGGTGTATCCTCCCTTAAAGGCATTCAG TTCTTTGACAGAATCAAGCTGTTTGGCATGCCTGCCAAGCACCAGCCCGACCTGATCTATTTGCGCTATGTGCCGCTGTGGAAGGTCCACAGCTTCACTCTGGTGCAGCTCACCTGTCTGGTGCTGCTCTGGGTCATCAaggcctctgcagcagctgttgtgtttcccATGATG GTTCTGGCGCTGGTGTTCATCCGTAAGCTTCTAGACTTTTTCTTCACCAAGAGAGAACTGAGTTGGTTGGATGACTTGATGccagaaagcaagaaaaagaaagaggatgacaagaaaaagaaagcgcGTGAAAAACTG gaAGCAGAGtccagactgcagcaggtagaggAGATGGGGCTCAAGGTCAGCTTGGAAAGCTCAAACCTGCTCACTATCCCAGTGAAAACGCTCTCAGGGAG TTCTGATTCTGACCCGTTGGTTGTAAATATCTCTGATGAAATGGCCAAAACTGCAGCATGGAAAGCCGTGAACTCGAGTGCAGAGTCATTTGCCCAACCTGTGAAGCGTAGTGGAAG CCAGGAGAAGGTGGCCTGCGTTAGAGTCGACGTCAGTCCAGATACACCAGGAGGAAGTTCCACCGTCGAGACCTTCCTGTGA